The proteins below are encoded in one region of Pelecanus crispus isolate bPelCri1 chromosome 4, bPelCri1.pri, whole genome shotgun sequence:
- the LOC142593481 gene encoding permeability factor 2-like, protein MSPHLRLALLLLPLLAAALCRGAPPAGELRCRCPRTVAEVIPPRRLARLELIAEGPHCAVPEVIATTKSGQTVCLSPAAPWVKLILARISSTHNQL, encoded by the exons ATGAGCCCGCACCTCCgcctcgccctcctcctcctcccgctcctGGCCGCCGCGCTCTGCCGGG gcgcgccgccggccggggagctgcgctgccgctgcccgcgCACCGTGGCCGAGGTGATCCCGCCGCGCCGCCTGGCCCGCCTGGAGCTCATCGCCGAGGGGCCGCACTGCGCCGTGCCCGAGGTCAT AGCCACGACCAAGAGCGGGCAGACGGTCTGCCTGAGCCCCGCCGCACCCTGGGTCAAGCTCATCCTCGCCAGGATCAGCAG TACCCATAACCAGCTCTGA